A single region of the Thermotoga profunda AZM34c06 genome encodes:
- a CDS encoding metal-dependent transcriptional regulator translates to MARGRKKILTPALEDYLTIIYEIQQKQPAARISTIARKVGVSLPSVTNAVRRLADLGYVEYEKYGLIVLTNKGKRKAQIMRVLQQRICNFFYYVLGVPVDVSDKISKHLSHYLTARARERVKEFYRLILDFDETKAKDLRKFIEESRKLVNVEQLPQEVLEDIKAAEIEEEEGD, encoded by the coding sequence ATGGCAAGGGGTAGAAAGAAAATTTTAACACCAGCACTTGAGGATTACTTAACTATCATTTATGAAATTCAGCAAAAACAACCAGCCGCCAGAATCAGTACGATTGCTCGAAAAGTAGGTGTAAGTCTTCCAAGTGTTACGAACGCCGTTAGACGCTTGGCAGATCTTGGTTATGTCGAATACGAAAAATATGGGCTCATAGTTTTGACAAACAAAGGGAAACGTAAGGCACAGATCATGCGTGTACTGCAGCAGAGAATTTGTAACTTCTTTTATTATGTGTTAGGAGTGCCTGTCGATGTTTCTGATAAGATCTCCAAGCATTTGTCACACTATCTCACAGCTCGAGCGCGTGAAAGAGTGAAAGAATTCTACAGATTGATTCTCGATTTTGATGAAACCAAGGCAAAAGATCTCAGAAAATTCATCGAAGAAAGTAGAAAATTGGTTAACGTGGAGCAACTCCCACAGGAAGTCCTTGAAGATATAAAGGCAGCAGAGATAGAGGAAGAAGAAGGTGACTAA
- a CDS encoding NAD-dependent epimerase/dehydratase family protein translates to MPNILVTGGAGFIGSHLVDALTQEGYKVVVVDNLSTGKVENLNRNVLFYQQSVEDEEMMERIFMLHKFDFVFHLAAQASVSVSVKEPAKDAKVNILGSLILLEKSVKYGVKKFIFSSTGGAIYGEGVPVPTSEATVPHPISPYGIAKRSVEMYLEFYKNEKNLNYVSLRYGNVYGPRQDPNGEAGVIAIFSSRMLKNEEVFIFGDGEYVRDYVYVKDVVRANLLALNQNVSGIYNIGTSIGTSVNELFKMLAQITNYQRQPTYAPPRKGDIRKSILDSSKARSELGWSVTTTLAEGLAETVEFFKA, encoded by the coding sequence GTGCCTAATATTCTTGTCACTGGTGGAGCTGGATTCATAGGATCACACTTGGTGGATGCACTGACTCAGGAAGGTTATAAAGTCGTTGTAGTTGACAATCTTTCTACTGGAAAAGTAGAAAACTTGAATCGAAATGTTCTGTTTTACCAGCAGAGTGTTGAAGATGAAGAGATGATGGAACGTATTTTCATGTTGCACAAATTTGATTTTGTGTTCCATCTTGCGGCTCAAGCAAGTGTCAGTGTTTCTGTGAAAGAACCAGCAAAAGATGCTAAAGTGAACATCCTGGGAAGTTTAATTCTTTTGGAGAAGAGTGTGAAATACGGTGTAAAGAAATTCATCTTTTCCTCAACAGGTGGGGCGATTTATGGAGAAGGTGTACCAGTGCCAACAAGCGAAGCGACTGTGCCTCATCCTATCTCTCCTTACGGAATTGCCAAGAGATCTGTCGAGATGTACCTTGAGTTCTACAAAAATGAAAAAAATTTAAACTATGTCTCTTTGAGATATGGTAATGTATATGGCCCAAGACAGGATCCAAACGGTGAAGCCGGTGTCATCGCGATATTTTCTTCGAGAATGCTTAAGAATGAAGAAGTTTTTATCTTTGGAGACGGTGAATATGTGAGAGATTATGTATATGTTAAAGATGTTGTACGTGCCAATTTGCTTGCTTTGAATCAAAACGTGAGTGGCATATACAACATAGGAACGAGTATTGGGACTTCTGTGAATGAACTTTTCAAGATGCTCGCGCAGATAACAAATTATCAAAGACAACCAACCTATGCACCACCGAGGAAAGGCGATATACGAAAAAGTATCTTAGATTCATCAAAGGCAAGGTCGGAATTGGGCTGGTCTGTAACGACAACACTTGCTGAGGGATTAGCAGAAACTGTTGAGTTCTTTAAAGCATGA
- a CDS encoding replication-associated recombination protein A, with protein MFDPQVDEYKPLAERVRPKNFEDLIGQQHVMGKDGILRRALEKGSIFSCILYGPPGCGKSSIAELIRKYVNAEYYSFSGALHGAAEIKQAMNRAQEMKKYGKQTVVFIDEIHRLNKAQQDLLLSKVEDGTITLIGATTENPSFEIIPPLLSRCRVIFLKPLSNEDLVRIMKRALIVDQKIANYGISVNEEVLESIAQLSQGDARFALNTLEMAIETAKTMDKKILDLKILQTSTSYKPQGYRSEEHYDFASAFIKSLRGSDPDAALYYMARMIDSGEDPMFIARRMIILASEDIGLAEPMALLVAVAAAQAVEYVGLPECVLNLAQAVIYLAAAPKSNSVYLAVETAKNVAKQSINLQVPLFLRNPVTKLMKNAGYGEGYIYPHEVGGFVRRSYMPDELKKVKIYLPKDIGKESNIKKRLEELWGKEKYSQEERK; from the coding sequence ATGTTCGACCCACAAGTAGATGAATACAAACCTCTTGCAGAAAGGGTCAGACCAAAGAATTTTGAAGATTTAATTGGTCAGCAACATGTGATGGGAAAAGATGGGATATTGCGTAGAGCCCTTGAAAAAGGGAGTATATTTTCTTGCATCTTGTATGGTCCACCTGGTTGTGGAAAAAGTTCTATTGCGGAACTCATAAGAAAATATGTGAATGCCGAATATTATTCATTCAGTGGAGCGCTTCATGGCGCTGCTGAGATCAAGCAAGCTATGAACCGAGCTCAGGAGATGAAAAAATACGGTAAACAAACGGTGGTTTTTATAGATGAAATTCATCGTCTCAACAAAGCACAGCAAGATCTTTTGCTCTCCAAGGTAGAAGATGGGACGATAACGTTGATAGGTGCAACAACAGAAAATCCTTCTTTTGAAATCATTCCTCCATTATTGTCAAGATGCAGAGTGATCTTTCTCAAACCTCTTTCAAACGAAGATTTAGTGAGAATAATGAAAAGAGCCTTGATAGTAGACCAAAAGATCGCGAATTATGGAATATCAGTTAACGAAGAAGTTCTTGAATCGATTGCTCAGCTTTCTCAAGGTGATGCGCGTTTTGCGCTCAATACCCTTGAAATGGCAATTGAAACTGCAAAGACTATGGACAAGAAGATACTCGATCTAAAGATCTTACAAACCAGTACAAGTTATAAACCCCAAGGATACAGATCTGAAGAACACTATGATTTTGCTTCTGCATTCATAAAAAGCTTGAGAGGTAGCGACCCAGACGCGGCATTGTATTATATGGCAAGAATGATCGATTCTGGAGAAGATCCCATGTTCATTGCAAGGAGAATGATAATCCTTGCCAGTGAAGATATAGGTTTAGCTGAACCCATGGCACTACTCGTTGCGGTGGCTGCAGCCCAAGCCGTTGAATATGTAGGATTACCCGAATGCGTATTGAATCTTGCCCAGGCTGTGATCTATCTTGCGGCAGCACCAAAGAGTAATTCAGTTTACTTGGCAGTTGAAACGGCGAAAAACGTTGCAAAGCAATCTATTAACCTTCAAGTTCCACTCTTTTTGAGAAACCCTGTTACAAAATTGATGAAAAACGCAGGCTACGGTGAAGGATACATTTATCCTCACGAAGTCGGTGGTTTTGTGAGAAGAAGTTATATGCCAGATGAATTAAAAAAGGTCAAGATCTATTTACCCAAAGACATTGGAAAAGAATCGAATATCAAAAAAAGACTCGAAGAGCTCTGGGGGAAAGAAAAATATTCACAGGAGGAAAGAAAATGA
- a CDS encoding acetamidase/formamidase family protein — MKKIRSSNCIYAFSSLMKPVETIEPGEIVVFETVDALGGQIKDENDTAYLDFSKVNPATGPVFIKEAYSGKVLKVKILDIEIFDKGVIVAEEGFGVLPDVVKGFKAKIVEIKNNMVCFDNLRLPIDPMIGVIGVAPEEGEFPTGTAHRHGGNMDTKQVKSGNIIYLPIFQDGALFALGDVHALMSDGEVCVSACEVGSKVTVKIEVVDRKIDWPIVETSKGYFILVSLPDINEAFREATKQAVNFLSERLEISFDKVYMLASLVVDIQVSQLVDPNKTVRAFIPKTIFH; from the coding sequence ATGAAGAAGATAAGATCATCGAATTGTATTTACGCTTTTTCATCTTTGATGAAACCTGTAGAAACCATTGAACCAGGTGAAATAGTAGTCTTTGAAACCGTTGACGCCCTGGGAGGTCAAATCAAAGACGAAAATGATACAGCATACCTTGATTTTTCAAAAGTCAACCCTGCAACAGGACCTGTATTTATCAAAGAAGCATATTCTGGAAAAGTTCTCAAGGTTAAAATTTTGGATATAGAGATCTTCGATAAAGGTGTTATAGTTGCCGAAGAGGGCTTTGGTGTACTACCCGATGTTGTTAAAGGTTTCAAAGCTAAGATCGTTGAAATTAAGAACAATATGGTCTGTTTCGATAACCTTAGACTTCCGATAGACCCGATGATTGGTGTAATTGGTGTGGCCCCAGAAGAAGGTGAATTTCCAACTGGCACAGCTCATAGGCATGGGGGAAATATGGACACGAAGCAGGTTAAATCGGGAAATATTATTTACCTACCAATCTTTCAAGATGGTGCTCTCTTTGCTTTAGGCGATGTTCATGCACTGATGTCTGATGGGGAGGTATGTGTTTCTGCGTGTGAGGTCGGCTCGAAAGTGACAGTGAAAATAGAAGTTGTTGATAGGAAAATCGATTGGCCTATTGTCGAAACATCCAAAGGTTACTTCATATTGGTTTCTTTGCCGGACATAAATGAGGCTTTTAGAGAAGCCACAAAGCAGGCTGTGAATTTTCTTTCTGAAAGACTTGAGATATCATTTGACAAAGTTTATATGTTGGCAAGCCTTGTGGTAGACATTCAAGTGAGTCAGTTAGTTGATCCAAATAAAACAGTCAGGGCTTTTATACCAAAGACAATTTTTCATTAA
- a CDS encoding DegV family protein yields the protein MSVAIVVDSSMDYPSEYKWQLPVHILPLRLYVDEREYRDRYDIDERQIYQYMIDGKRVKTALPNVKETAELLSELCKKYGKVIVLTLSQKLSGTFNMIRMVVENFNLNKKVDVYDSRGVSGKIFYVLDKLINDLLNNRKICQEAIDEYSRNSTMFFVLNTLEYLKKGGRIGKLSAFIGKILNIKPILSLDEKGELYKVATARNDKDLVSTMVSLIKDFIGSEKNYVLYGGYGLDSMKDLLQDVISKFNRCDGLARVGPAVAAHAGPEVFGILVGKA from the coding sequence ATGAGTGTTGCAATAGTTGTTGACAGCAGCATGGACTATCCCAGTGAATATAAATGGCAACTGCCAGTTCATATACTTCCTTTGAGACTCTATGTGGACGAAAGGGAATATAGAGACAGATATGACATAGATGAAAGACAGATATATCAATACATGATTGACGGAAAGAGAGTTAAGACTGCCCTGCCGAACGTGAAAGAGACGGCGGAGTTACTATCAGAACTTTGCAAGAAATACGGTAAAGTAATCGTGTTGACACTTTCTCAAAAACTCAGTGGAACTTTCAACATGATTAGAATGGTGGTTGAAAATTTCAATCTGAACAAAAAAGTTGACGTCTACGACTCAAGAGGAGTTAGTGGTAAGATCTTTTATGTCTTAGATAAATTGATCAATGACCTACTCAACAACAGAAAAATTTGTCAAGAAGCTATTGATGAGTACAGCAGAAATTCGACAATGTTTTTTGTGCTCAATACCTTGGAATACCTCAAGAAAGGCGGAAGAATAGGCAAATTGAGTGCTTTTATTGGCAAAATTTTGAATATAAAACCAATTCTCTCGTTGGATGAAAAAGGAGAACTCTACAAAGTGGCAACTGCAAGAAATGACAAAGATTTGGTCAGTACCATGGTTTCGTTGATTAAAGATTTCATTGGCTCAGAGAAAAATTATGTTCTTTACGGGGGATATGGTCTTGACAGTATGAAAGATCTTCTGCAGGATGTGATTTCTAAATTCAATAGATGTGATGGATTAGCTCGTGTAGGTCCAGCGGTCGCTGCACATGCTGGGCCAGAGGTTTTTGGAATTCTCGTTGGTAAAGCTTGA